The Streptococcus suis DNA window CACCAACAACCATGTTATTGAGGTTGGCACGGCTAGTACCGTGAATAGTCTTCATTTCTTTTGAATCGTTTGGACGGCGAAGAGTTACTTCTGTACCTTCCACACGGATTTCAATAGCAGTCGGGAATTCACGAGTCAATTTCCCTTTAGGTCCTTTTACAGTTACCACACCGTTGTCTTGAGTAAACTCAACACCAGCAGGCAATGTAATAATTTTATTACCAATACGTGACATGTTTTTTATTTCTCCTGTTAAATTATCAAGCCGTCGAGCGACTAGTTTTCACGGGGGCTCATGATACAGAGGGCGTAAAGAAGTCAAAGTAAAAATAGGAATCCTGACGCAGAAGCCTAAGCTTCGAGGAAGGATTGTCTTTTTTACAGACTTTAGCCCGTGTTCGAATGAGCAGGATTCATGATCGCACTTGAGAAGCAATCATGCTATTTGGTTTTATGATACATTCAAATCAGATTGTTAGATTTTAACCCGAGCTATGACCTGTGTGAAAAAGATAAATCAAACTTGAATGCAAGCATTCTTCGTTTGATTTCCTATTTTCACTTGGGTCACTACGCTCTTGGTATCATCCAATTACCAAACGTATGCAAGAACCTCACCACCAGCTTTCTTTTGACGAGCTTCTTTGTCAGTCAAAAGACCTTCTGATGTTGAGATGATTGCAATACCAAGTCCGTTAAGAACTTTAGGAATATCTTCATGTTTTGAGTAAACACGAAGACCTGGTTTTGAAACACGTTTCAAGTTAGTAATAACTTTTTCACCGTTTTGTCCGTATTTCAAGAATACGCGGATGATGCCTTGTTTGTCATCTTCGATAAATTCAACGTTTTTTACAAAACCTTCGTTTTTAAGGATTGTAGCAATACCTTTTTTGATGTTTGATGCAGGTACTTCAAGCACTTCGTGTTTTGCTTGGTTAGCATTACGAATACGTGTCAAAAAATCTGCAATTGGGTCAGTCATAACCATTTGTTGTTTCTCCTCTTACTAGCAGTTTGATTAAATCACTTACTAGTTAATTCATGATACAAAGAGCGCTAAAATCCAAATTGACAAGCAAACTTTGTATCGAGTTTATTTAGACACTTGAGTTCGGGCTACAACCTTAGCAAAGAAGATAGATTTTCCTAGAAGGAAGCTTCATCGTCAAATCTCCTATCTTTGCACTGGTTGCTAACCGCTCTCACATCTTATTTTACCAAGAAGCTTTCGTTACGCCCGGAATCTGTCCAAGGTAAGCCAAGTCGCGGAAGCATACACGGCAAAGTTTGAATTTGCGGTAAACTGAGTGTGGACGTCCACATTTTTCACAGCGTGTGTAGGCTTGAGTTGAGAACTTAGCTGGGCGTTTGTTCTTAGCGATCATTGATTTTTTAGCCATTTATTCTCTCCCTCTTATTTTGCAAATGGCATACCAAGGCCAGTAAGCAATGCACGTGATTCTTCGTCAGTGTTAGCAGTTGTAACGATAACGATATCCAAACCGCGAGTTTTATCAACATCGTCGAAGTTGATTTCTGGGAAGATCAATTGCTCTTTCACACCAAGTGTGAAGTTACCACGTCCGTCGAATGACTTAGTTGGTACTCCGTGGAAGTCACGTACTCG harbors:
- a CDS encoding 30S ribosomal protein S8, which encodes MVMTDPIADFLTRIRNANQAKHEVLEVPASNIKKGIATILKNEGFVKNVEFIEDDKQGIIRVFLKYGQNGEKVITNLKRVSKPGLRVYSKHEDIPKVLNGLGIAIISTSEGLLTDKEARQKKAGGEVLAYVW
- a CDS encoding type Z 30S ribosomal protein S14; its protein translation is MAKKSMIAKNKRPAKFSTQAYTRCEKCGRPHSVYRKFKLCRVCFRDLAYLGQIPGVTKASW